A stretch of DNA from Andreesenia angusta:
CATAGCGCATATTTCTAGGCAATATATCTCTGATCTATTTAATTTAAAAAATCCGGAATAGCTGATATAATCTTTATAGAAAGAGGTGTATTATGAGAAATATAAAAATTGTAGTTGAATATGATGGAGGAAGATATAGCGGCTGGCAGCGCCTTAAAGACAGCGACAATACTATACAGGGGAAGCTGGAGCGGGTTATCTCCGAGATGGTCGGGGCTGAAACCGAGATAACTGGTTCTGGAAGGACAGACGCAGGAGTCCATGCTAGAAACCAAGTGGCAAACTTCAAGACAAAATCTGATATGGATGTGCTGGAAATGAGAAGTTATCTAAACACCTATCTTCCTAGAGATATAGTCGTGAAGTCCGTGGAAGACGTCGGCGAAAGATACCATTCCAGGTACAATGCTGTATCTAAAAAGTACAGCTACTATATCTGGAACGGCGATGTGCCTTCTGCCTTCAACAGAAAATACTCTTATTACGTGGAGAAGCCTCTGAATCTGGATGA
This window harbors:
- the truA gene encoding tRNA pseudouridine(38-40) synthase TruA, with the translated sequence MRNIKIVVEYDGGRYSGWQRLKDSDNTIQGKLERVISEMVGAETEITGSGRTDAGVHARNQVANFKTKSDMDVLEMRSYLNTYLPRDIVVKSVEDVGERYHSRYNAVSKKYSYYIWNGDVPSAFNRKYSYYVEKPLNLDDMRSAASKFVGTHDFLGFSSLKKSKKSTVRTISELSVHLDGDMVRIDFVGDGFLYNMVRIITGSLLEIGLGEKDISHIDKVFSSNIRASAGITVPAQGLFLEQVYY